TATGGGAGCTGACAGAATAATAAATGTTGTTCAAGCTCTTAAAGAGTATCCTGACAAAAATCTTATTATCTTTGACTTTGGAACTGCTACAACATATGAAGTATTAAAAAAAGATGTCTATATAGGAGGAGGGATTTTCCCCGGACCAAAAACATATATAAACTCTTTATTTGGTACAACAGCTCGTCTTCCAAAAGTTGAATTTGATGAGATGCCTAGCGTTTTAGGAAAAAATACTGTCGAGGGAATTCAAGCAGCTACTTTCTATGGATATATCGGTCAAGTAAAATATCTTATTCAAAAAATAAAAGAGGAAGTTGGAGAAGATTGTTTTGTACTAGCCACTGGTGGTTTTAGTAAAATCATTGGAGAATATGTAAAAGAGATTGACAAATGTAGCTCTAAACTTAGCATAAGAGGAATATATACACTTTATAAAATGAATAAAAAATAATATAATAAAGGGTTGCCAAGTAGCAACCCTTTTTAAATAATTATTCATATAATGGGAATTTTAAGCAAAGTTCTCTTACTTCTTCTCTTATTTTTAAAAGTTCAGATTCATTGTTGATATTATCTACAACTCT
The nucleotide sequence above comes from Fusobacterium perfoetens. Encoded proteins:
- a CDS encoding type III pantothenate kinase; amino-acid sequence: MYIVFDVGNTNIVTSILNSEGIVEETFRNRTNDRMTEDEFMGFFKSMMDIHNIEVKDIQGIMISSVVPVITTILQRFGKKYFNLDVFVVNIKKKVPFKFKRGVDGSNMGADRIINVVQALKEYPDKNLIIFDFGTATTYEVLKKDVYIGGGIFPGPKTYINSLFGTTARLPKVEFDEMPSVLGKNTVEGIQAATFYGYIGQVKYLIQKIKEEVGEDCFVLATGGFSKIIGEYVKEIDKCSSKLSIRGIYTLYKMNKK